Part of the Alphaproteobacteria bacterium 33-17 genome, CTGTTTACTGTATATTGTTGAAAAATATAGAGTAGTACGATTATAAATCATAATTACAGGTCATTAAAATGTCAAAAAAACAAATTCATCCCGTTATGAAATTTTTGGAAGAAAAGTTTGAAAATGAAGGGACACCTAAAATCTTATTGCAGAGATTGTCGCAGGTTATAGTTCCTTTTGAAAATAACTTTACCATGCCTAAACAATTTACTGTAGATCATGTTATTAAATATCAGGGACGTATACCTTGTTTGACAGCAGATCAATATATTAAGTTTGTCACACATTTTACAAAAGCAGCTGATGAATCGCAGCTTAAGACACAAAGTATATTTAAAGAACTAACGAATATAAACGATTTAGCCAAAAATAATTCAATCATTTTTAATAATATTGATGAGTTTTTTAAAAGAATTGAACCTTATATTGATCCTGCTTTTGCGGATGTAATTAAAGAATTCAGAGAGAATAAAGAATTACGAAAAAAAGAACGTGAAGATATTGATAATAAAGATAAGGAATATACTACAGCGTCTAAATCTAATAATAAAAATACTCAGGAATTTGTAATCGAGCAGATTCCTATAAATTCTGAGATATTTATATTTAATTTACAAAAGGATATAAACTGGGAAGTTCCTGAAGTAGATTACATTAATAAATTAAAATATGACCTTCTGCATACAAGTAAACTATCTATTGGGATAGCAAGTGATAATGATATTTTATACTATGAAGGTGCATATAGAAATGTATCTGCGCACCAGCTGGTCACAGCTACAGCAATATCTTATCAAAGATTAAAATCCAAGAAAAAGATACAAATTAGTACCCAAACTTTACTTTTGTTAATGAAGAATTTAGTTAAAAGGGATGTTGTACTTCTAGAAGGTCTCAAAAATCATCTTGAAGGTTTAGCTGCTCAAATAACCGAAGAGAAATCTTCAAAATATCTTAAAGAAATTTTGGAAGAAATTAATAAAAGTATTCTAAAATTAAAAGAAGTATTTGATTCTCAAAATATTACAAAGGAATTACCTGCTGTTAATCAAAATGAAAAAGACCTAGAAATTGAGAATTTAAAAAAAGAAATTAAGCTTATGAAAGGTAGGCTTAGTACTCAGGAAATGATGATAAATACTAATGGGCAACAATCATTACAATTAATGAATGAGAATTCAAAATTAGATTCTATGGTACGTCGTTTACATAAAGAAAAGTTAGCTTTGGAAGAAAAGTATCAAAATCTATATAAGGTACTTGAAGAGCATAAAAAAGATAATTTTAAGGCTAAGTACGAAGATTCTCAAAAGCAACTTGAAGAAATTAAGAAAAAACTTGATTCTGAAAGAAATAACTCAGAGAAAAATGCAAAAGAAGCACAAAAAAATGCTTTAGATAATCGCGTATTACAAAGCCAGTTTGAAAGCCTTAAAAAAGATAATCAATTATTACAGGCAGATAATATTAATAAAGCTAATGAAATAGCAAAGTTAAGAAATCAGGCATCAGAAATAGCAAATTTAAAAGCAGAGAATGAAAAACTTACTAAAGAAATTCAAAATCTAAAAGCTCAACAAGATGAGCAGGCTCAAGACCTGAAAGATCAAAATCAAGCACAAATTAATGAATTAAACACTAAAATTGAGCAGCTATTAAAAAAACAAGGTCAGCTTGAGTATGATAATTATCAACTAGGTTTTAAGTTACTAGAAGCCAATACTGCATTAAATGAAAAAAATGATAACACTGAACTTGAAGCGCAGTTTATTGATATTGCTCAAGACGCACTTGCAATGGCAGAGAAAATTCAAGAATTAGAGAAAGCTAATGAGGGACTAACTTCCCGAAACTTTAAACTTCATAATATGATAGTGAATTACGAAGATCAAATAGAAGACTTAAAAGAAACAGAGAAAAAATTTGAAGAACTTAAAAGCAAATATTTAACAGTTCATGGAAAGCTAAAGCATGTTAAAAGTCAGCTGGATATAGCAACAGGAATCATAAAAGATAAAAATGAAACCACAAATGTGGATGAAATCAAAGAAAAAATTACACAGTTTAGAATAATGCTTGATAGTCAAAAGTCGCAAAACATAGCTAAATCTGTAATCCACGACAAAAAATAAAATATTATAAAAATGGAAAAGCTCAGAGGTCAGTAATTATGAGTAAAAAGAGAAAAGAGCAAGATAGGGAAAGTAAAAGAGTTGATAACATCGAGCAAAATATAGCCGCAAGTAGGGATAAGTTGATGCAAATGGCCAACATAAACATGTTTACGTTAGAAGAGAGAATTAATGTTATTGCTAAACCTAGTGAATTTATTAGCAGGCTTGAGGAGGTTATAGAATATGATCCAAATTCTGATCGTAAACACGCCAGAGAAGGTGATATTATTAAAATTGGTGGTAAGCTAAGAAAAATAACTGTTATTCAGGTAATAGACGCTGCTACATCATTTTACGAGCAGCTTGAAAAACTAAAAAAAATGTTTGCCCCTGTTTCTAAAATGAATCTTGAATATAAAAGCATTGTTAATGAAATTAATCAAAGTTTTAAAATTATAGTAGAAACTTTCACCAATCCTGAATGTTTCAATGATTCCGAAAAAAGAGAAGAGGCACTTGCAGATTTAACCGAGAAGGTTGCCAGAATCCAGTCTTTTGCGGTTAGCGGAACCATAACAAATATTTTAGCTGAAAAAAGTTTGAAACTGATTTATCCAGTTGAGCAGGAAAAGCAAGAGCTTACAAAAAAACTTGAAGACCTTCAGAATGCTTTTGAAAGTTTTAAAGCAGACAAAGAAAATGAAATTAAGGCAAAACAGAAAGAAATTGAAAGTTTGAAATCAAATGTGAGGTCTTTAAAAGAAGTTTCTGGTGAAGTTGAAGAAAAGCTATGGATTGAAAGAAGGGAAAATGAGAATTTAAAGAAAGATAATGCTTCATTTAAAGAAAAAATTACAAAATTTGTGAAATTATTTAATAAGTCAGCTACACCATCTTTAAACACGACCGAATTGCTTTTGCAATTTGACGAATCAATAAAGTATGTTTCAAATCCTATTGAGCGTAATGACAAGAAAGAGAAAAAAGCTGAAAATACAAATGTTCAGGAAGGGTATATTACTGCTCTTAAATCACAGCTTAATAATCAATGCTTAATAAATAAGAGTCTTGGCGAAAAGATTAAAGAAATACAAGATTCTTATGAAAAGCAAATTGCTAATCTAAAAATGCAGTTAAATGAAACTCATGAAAAAAATGAAAAGTTTAGCAAAAAAATAATAAGACTTGAAGCAGAAATAGGTGATTTACAATTATCAAAAATTGTAGCCCAAACCTCAAACAGACCTTTTAATCCTTCTTATGAGCAGAAAATTGCTGTGCTTAAAATGGAAGCTGAAAAGTACAAATTAAAATTAGGTAAGGCGGCAAACGAAATTATAACCTGCCAACAAATTATTACTGAATTAAGAGAAGAGTTAGATAAATTAGCAGAGGAAAACGAGAAGTTACATAATGAAAAAGGTAGTTCTCAAAGCAATAGTAATGACGCAGATTATATCAAAAAGCTTGAGCAGGAAAACCAAATGCTTAAATCAAAATTACTTGAGGAAAAAATAAATGGTTTCAGGAAAATTGAGGAGCTTAGAAAAAGCTATGGTCAGGTTATTTCTACCTATGAGAAAAAAGAAAATAACAAAAAAAATAAGGATTCAAAAAACGTAAAATTTAAATAGAACTATCTAAACTAATGAAGGTTGAAAATGTTAAGTCAAAATAAAATAGCAAATGGTGAATCTAATACCGAGAAAAGCGAATATAAGCTAAGCAGTATGCTTGCTGAAGAAATAAAAGTAACTGATGCTGCTAAAGAATTTAAGGTAAGATACAATACTTCAATTACCAAATATGATAATTTAGGGGATTTTCCTGAGGAATTTAACCTTGATGACCTGATAACATTCAACGATTTCCTTAGACCAATTACTGTTAGGCAATTGATCAAAGCTATAGATGACTTCTCAGTTGAAATTAGTAAGCTGGAACTAGAAAATAATAAAAATTATAATCAGTATAAAGCTATATCACCTTTTGAAGACTGGATTAAAAATAATAGTAAATTATTTGACTACGCTGACTTTATTCAGTCTGGAATAATACGTATATTTGGTAATGATCATAGTATTGTATCAAAGCTAAATGATATTATAAAAGAAATTAATGCCCAAAAAAATGATATTGCGAAACATCAAAAAGATTCGTCTGATTGTATTTTGTTTAAATCTATTCCGCAGTTATCAGTTCACCAGTTTTTAAAAGTAATTAAAGATGTTTTAAATACAAATTTAAATATAGATACAGCAATTAAGGAAGAAATAAACTTTGCTATTAACATTGTTGAATTTCAAAAAAGATTAAATACTGCATTAAACCAAGATAGTTTAAAAAATAGAAAAATTACTAAATCTGGTTCTGTATTAAAAATGGAAGATGGATATAGAGCAATTTCAATGGAGCAAATTTTATCTGTTGCATTAATTCTGAAAAATCAGTTGTCTCATAAGAAACATCTTAAGATAACATACGGGGTATTACTCAGCAAATTTAAATTTGTTGTAGAAAATGAATTGGTTATGCTTAAAAAGTTTAATGATATTATAAGTGAGATTTTAGAACTTGAGCTTGCAGATAATCTGAAACTAATCCTGAAAAGGCAGCAAAATTTGATTATTGAGTCAACGACAGAATATGCTAAAATATCATCACAAGATAATGTTCTGCCAAACAGTGACTCACTAGAAGATCAAACTAAAGAACTGGAAAAACTGCGTGCTGAAAATAAAGTATTAAAGCAAAAAAGTACTATATTAGAAGATCAAAATAAAGCCCTTAATAATATTGTTTCAAGTCAGAAAGTAACTAATGAAAGCTTAAATCAAGAAGTTAACAAAAAAGCAGATGAATTAAAATCAACAAAAAGTGAATTAGAAACTATTAGAAACCTGGCTGCTAGTTATTTTATTGAAATTGAAAATCTTAAAAAAGAAAAAGAGTCTACAAATAGCACCATTGCGTCTCTTACAAAGGAAAAAGAAAATTCTAAAAAATTAACCAATGTTAATGAAAATGAAGCAAATAGAATTGCCAATGTTATTAAAGAGAAGGATCAAATAATTACAAATCTTCATTTAAAAATTGCCGAGCAAAATAAAGAGATTAATAAAAATTTAAAACCTACAGAAATTGAGGAATTACAACATAAAATTCAATCATACAAAAAAGGTTTGGCTTTAGTTATTGGTAAAAAAGAATGCTTAGAAAGGAAAAACAGTGTTTTAGAAAGAGAAAATATTGAGCTTAATACTAAACTTGTAAATTCTCAATGTGAAGTAGCTAAATGGTATAGGAAATATATGGATTCAGTTCAGGCATTCAAAATTACTCAAAGCATTAATACTGAAATTGACGAGTTAGAGTTAGAAAAATTATTATTAGAAGAGACAAAAAATGATAATGATTTGGATTTATTAAAAAGATTTGAAAAAAAAGTATGTTTCCAGGAAATGGTGAGATCAGATCAGAAAGAATATGGAAGTGTTAGAATACTAGCCAAAAAATAATTTGGATTTTGTAACGGGCATAATTGTATAAAATAATTAAACTCCACTTGTAGATGTTAATTTTTTGTGTATATTCATGCCCGTATATAATATTTTCACAGTAAAAAACGTATGAGTACACATAAAGATTACCGCATTACTTCAAAAAATGATGGTATAACACTTATATTAAAGCCCAAAGCTAAAAGAAATAATAATGCTGTAGCCAATTCATCACAAGATAGTGAGCTTGTAAAAAGGCTAAAAGAAAAGATTAGCACTGATAATGTTCGTAATGAGTTTGATAAAAGATTTAACAAAAAAGTAAGTAGTAAAGATTATAAAAATTTTCCTGCAGAATTTACTTTGGATGATTTAGTAGTCTATAAAGATAAACCCAGGGCGGTTAGTTTTAGGCAAGTGATAGAAGTAATAGATACTTGTACGCGTGAAATTGAAACTCTTGAATTAGAAAATAAAAATAAGCTTAAGGCTATTAAATCAAATGATTTAAAAGAAAATTGGCTTAAAAATAATGACCTGATTTTTAGTGATATGGTTATCTTGCTTAGATTCATGATTGACCAAATATTAAAAGATAATAAGAAAGCTCCTGAATTTGAAATGCTACAGGAAACTATAGTTAAAAGAGCGTCTGAATTAAAAGCGTATGAAGAAATGAAAACTACTTGGTTTTCATTAAATTCATCTTCAGAAGTTTTTAATCAAGATTTTTCAATAAAAATTAGAGACAACATTCCAGTTTATCTTGAACTTGAAAAAATGTTGTTGCAGAAAAACTATATTGCTAAAAATTTAAATGAGTTTGGGGAAAGGCTAAGTATTCCGGTTAGTGCCAAAAAAATGAATAAAAAAAAGCACATTAAACCTGGAAGTATTCTGAAAATTGAAGATGAGTATAGAGAAATTTCAATGGAGCAAATTGTTGATATTTCAATTATTCTATATAATAAGTTGGGCTTTCAGAAAAAAAATAAAACTTTGTACAAAAATTTAGAATTTAAATTTAGTAATTTAATTGAATTAGAATTATCTCTTTTTGCAGATTTTAAAGAAATGTTATCAAGACTTTCTAATATTGAAGCAGAGGAAACCCTAAAAAAATCTATCGATACAATATATAAAAATGTTATCGCGTCAGAGCTAACTTACGAAAAGATCTTATTAACTAATAAATTAGTAAGTGAAACTTCACAAATGGCTGATGATCCTGATGTTATCAAGGAAAGAATTCATAGACTTAGGGCGCAAATTGAAAATCAATCCAATGAAATTAATACACTAAAAAACCACTTGAAAGATGAAATAAAGCTTTCGAGTAATCTTAAAGCTAAGAAATCTTTAGATAGCGAAGCGCAATCAAATAATAATCAATTATCAAACCAATTGAATAAAGGAACAGATATGTCAAAGAAAAGATTAAATCGAGATAAAGATGGTAAGGTTATAATAAACGACGAACAAGAAAAAGCAATTAGAAAGGAAATATCACCATTTCTAACATTTCCATTTATTATATCAAAGCAATCATTACAGGTATTGGCGGATCAAGCTGGAACACTTAAACGAGTGATAAAATGGAAGGAAGATCCTGAAATGTTTGCCGCAATGATCAATACACCTGTTACACAAGATTTGGTGTTGCAATATAATACAGCGTCATCAAATGATCTGGTTGCTGTTAATGGCGTTCCAGTGACAATGGTAGTAGAGCAATTAAAAAGTGCAGCAATAGACTTTTTTGACCTTTTCAAAAGCTCAGCAATTCATATTAATGAATTGGATCATATAATAGGATATTACAGACATATATTTAAAGAAATTTTTAAAAATTATTATCAATTAATAGGTATACTTGATGGTTATAATAAGACTGAAAGAGATGAAAATAAGCGAATAATAGTTGAAAAGATTCTGAATTCTTATTTAGGTCTTGAAAATCATATAAATATGATAGGCGGATTTATAGATGGTAAGATAAAATTTAAAGATAGTTATGGTACATTAGGATCTGAAGAATATATAAAGTTAAAAGATAAATATAAAGCTGCAAAAGGTAAAATTAAGGCATTAGAAATAAAGATACTTGATTTAAATTTACAAAAAGAAGAAGCAGAAAAAGAATTGTTTAGTCTTAAAAAACAGGTGGAAAGTTTAAGTAAGCAAAATAAGGCTAATGAAGAAGCAACTAAAAAAAATCAAATATTAAGTCTTACTATTGATTCTATAAAAAAACAGTTAGAAGCTAAAGAAACTGAGCTTGGATATGCATTAAGTGAAAGAAGAAATGCGCAATCAGAGCTATCAAAATTTAAAGATTTTGTAATTAAGTTTATAAAAATTCATAATAGTGAGGCTAAAATTCCTGTATCTGAAAAAGATCTAATGAAAATAGCTGAAGAAATTTTAATTAAGTCTCAGCTTTCAAAGCCTTCGTCTTTACCAATTCCTGCGCCCGCAAAAGGAAAGATTGGTCAGCAACAAGACAATAGAATAAAAGAGTTAGAAGATGAGAATGCTATAATTAAAGACCAGAATAAGATTTTATCTTCTGAAAATATGACTCTTGAAGTGAGAAACAATAATTTACAAACAACAAATTCGAAGCAAAAAGATGCGCTAATAAACCTGCGTATGGAATTTAGTAGTAAATTTGATAGCCAGCAAACTCAGATAGATAGCCAACAAGCTGAAATTGAAAAATTAAGGGAAATGCTAAAAACTGCAAATGCAACAATAGAAGCGCAGAAGTTAGAGAATAATGAACTGAAGCAAAAAAACTCCAGTTCAGAGCAGGAAACAAATGATTCTATAGCTAATACCCAAAACAATCAGCAAACACAAATTAATACAGAAGAGTTTGATAGGCTAGAAGCTGAAATTGCATCTTTAAAAGAAGATAAACAAAAAATTAAATTTGAATTAAATAAAATTAAATTTAATCAATCGATAAGTACAGGTAATTTAGAGGTTGAAAAGCTTCACAATAGTAATTTGAAAATTTGTATTGAAAATTTACAAAAGCAATTAAAAGAAAGTAAAGACAAGATCAGGAATCTTAAGAATGAACTTGAAGCGGAAAAAGAAAAGACAGAATATTTAACTAATACGTTTAAAGCTCAGATTTCAAAAATACAAGAAATGTATAATCAGGTTGATCAGAGAAATAGAGAAGCTGAAGAAATAAAATCCGCAGATTACAGGTCACAAAATACAACTAAAAAAAATGTGACTTTTGCTGATATGGTAAAAACTGGTAATATTGAATTAGTTAACCAAAAATAGACTTAATAAACTCTGCGCCTATAATAACAACGGCTGAGGCAACTGCCCAGCCAATTATAGATGCGATCATACCAAGTACAACAAATGCACCGTCTCTGCGTATTAAGCCCATTGATATAAGGGCGGTGCCAAGTGCTGGTATGGCATTACCAAATATAATTGGCAATATTACACATACCGAATTTAAGATCATGAAAATACCAATTACTTTATATGGAATGGTATTTGGGCAAAATACCCAAAATCTTGGGCGTGATAATTTTTCAAATTTTCTTACATATGGGGCGATTTTCTCTAACACGCTTGCAAGTTTATGGCGTTCAAACGATTTTTTAGCAATAAATGCCGGAAGCCATGGAGCAGGCTGGTGCAAATAAAACTGAAGAGAAAACATAAGAAGCGGCATTCCTAAAATAGTGGTAAAGCCAGGTGGGTATGGAAGAGGGATAGCGATAGGGATTGAGAAAATAAGAAGTATAACCCCAAATCCCTTTGATTTTAAAGACTTTTTGATTTCATTTAAAGTAATTAAATCTTTTTGCATTATGCTTAAGTTAATTTATTTTTGTTTTCTTCATTTACATTATCATCTTTTACGCTGTTACGGAAGTTTTTAATTCCTTTTCCTAAATCGCCCATGACTTGCGGCAGTTTCCCTGCTCCGAAGAGAATTAGTACGATTGCTAGAACAATGATCCAGTGTGATATACTTGTAATACCCATAAAAATACCTGCATTTTGAGTAGTTTATATATAAAATATACATTTATGTTGTAATTTTCAAATTTATAATTACTATAGGATGATATTTTTGGGGTTTTTATATGAGAAATTTACAAATATTTTTTTCATCACTGGTATTAGTAACAGTATTTGTATGGTGTTTAGTTGTATCTCGCATTAGTTTAGCCGATGATGCATCTAATGTTTTAGTTACAATTAATGACACGGTAAACTTTGATACAGCAAAGTTTGATAAAGCAATTAAATCTGCGCTTATGATCAATCATGATACGGTTTTTACTGTAACAGTTTCAAATGAAGTTGCAGCAGGTAAAATTTTAAAAGTATTAGAAAATAATGGCATAAAGCAAAGCCATATGCATCTTACTACGTCGGATAAACTTGGTTTACACGAGGCGTTGGTAACGGTTGCGGCATGTAAAGATTCTTGCGAATCTAAATAAATTGCTATCAAAAAATTTTCGTTAAAATTTCAATTAATTAATAGAGTTACATATAACTATGAGCATGTTTAGAAAAAAATCATTCGATCAAATGGCTAATTCTGCACAGGGTTCTTTCAAAAAGACTTTAGGTGCATTTGATCTTATAATGTTAGGTATCGGCGCAATCATTGGCGTTGGGATATTTGTAATAACTGGTACAGTATCTGCAAAGTACGCAGGTCCTGCAATTACGGTTTCATTTGTACTGGCTGGAATGGTTTGTATTTTTACGGCATTAGCCTATGCTGAGCTTGCATCACTTTTACCTATAGCAGGTGGGGCGTATTCATATTCATACGTAGTACTCGGGGAAGTATTTGCATGGATGGCAGGTTGCTTTGTAATAATGCTTAATGCTTTTGGGTCTGCAACTGTAGCATCTGGCTGGTCAAGTTATGTAACTGGATTACTTAAATATGCGGGGGTTGAGCTGCCTGAAGCATTTTTGACCGTACCAGCTCAGGGTGGTATAGCAAACGTTCCAGCTATTTTAATTACTTTGGCTATATGCTCACTTTTAGTAAGGGGTACAAAGGAATCTGCGCTAATCAATACCATTTTAGTATTTATTAAAGTTGGGGCTATTTTGATCTTTATTATAGCTGCTATTCCACATTTTGACCCAGTTAACTGGAATGACTTTATGCCAAATGGAATAGATGGTGTGATTTTAGGTACAGGTGCATTATTCCTTGCTTATTCTGGTTTCGACGTAGTTGCTTCATCTGCAGAAGAATGCAAAAACCCAGGAAGAGACTTGCCACTTGGTATTATTGGGTCTGTAGCATTATGTGCAGTGCTTTATATCATCGTATCTGGCTTATTAACTGGTATGGTTCCATATTTTGAATTAAATACAGCAGAGCCAATGGCTTATGCACTGCGCAAAAATGGCGCTAATTTTGGTTATGCATTAGTAGCGGTAGGTGGTATTACAGGTATGACAACTGTAATGCTTATGCAGATTTTCGGTCTTTCTCGCGTAATTTTCTCAATGGCGCGTGATGGAATGCTACCTAAAATTTATGGTAAATTACATAAAAAATTCAACACTCCTTATACAGCGCTTGCAACAATTGCTATTGTAAACGTTATTACATCTGGATTCTTGCCTATTAAAACTCTTGGAAACGTGGCTTCAATGGCTTCTCTTGCATCATTTGTATTTGTTGGTATTGCGGTTATGAAAATGCGCTTAGAATACCCTGATGCTCCTAGAACTTTCAAATGCCCGCTTGTATTTGTATTTGCTAGTATTTCGGTAATTGCATCAACATATTTAATCTATGAACTTGCAAAACAAGATGGCGACGCATTTGGTATCTGTGTTTTAATCGGACTTTTAATATATGTTGTATATGGATATAAAAATAGTTCACTTTCAAATACTTATAAAAGTGCGTAAATCACTATGAGTATTTTTAGAAAATTACCTATTAATATTGTTAAAGAAGAAATTGCGGCTATTTCACTTAGCCGCACTTTAAACGTTTATGACCTGATAATGCTTGGAATTGGAGCAATTATTGGAGTTGGTGCATTCGTACTTACAGGTATTGCCGCTGCTAAATTTGCAGGTCCTTCAATTACACTATCATATATTATTGCTGGATTTATCTGCTTATTAGTTGGTCTTTTATACGTTGAACTTGCAAGTCTATCACCATCATCTGGAAGCTCATACACATTTGCCTATATATCAATGGGTGAGTTTATTGCATGGATGGTGTTTTGGTTTATGATGATGGAATATACCACAGGTTCTGGCATGATTGCCGTAGGATTTGGTGGGTATTTTCTGGGGATATTTGAGTCCATGGGGTATAAGTTCCCAAGCTATTTAAATGCTACGCCTTTTGACGGCGGTATAATGAACCTTCCTGCATTTATTGTAGTTTGGCTTGTTACTGCGCTTCTTACAAAAGGAACTAAAGAAAGCTCAATGCTGAACATTGCACTTGTTATTGTAAAAGTAGCAGCAATATTGGTGTTTATCTTTATAGCAATTCCGCATTTTAATTTAGATAACTGGAAAAACTTTATGCCTTATGGCTACCCAGGTATCGCTACAGGAACTGCAACACTTGTTCTTGCTTATGCAGGGTTTGATCAGCTTGCAAGTGCAACAGAAGAAGCGAAAAACCCAAAAAGAGATTTACCAATCGCGATGTTTGCGTCTCTAGCATTTTGTGCGGTAATGTACGTTGGAATCGCAGCGTCTTTAACGCTCATTGTTCCATATAATACATTAGATAACTCAGAGCCTATGGCATATGCCTTAAGAGTTAATGGTAGTAACATTGGTTCTACATTAATCGCGATTGGCGCTTTAGCTGGTATTATCACGTCACTTATCGTTCAGATTTATGGTCAGTCAAGATCATTATTTGCAATTTCACGTGATGGAATGTTGCCTAAGTTTATGAGTAAAATCCATAAAAAATACCATACTCCTTTCTTGTCTACATATATGACAGGGTTTGTGGTATCACTTGTTGCAGCATTTATACCGCTTGAGTTTATTAGTAAATTATCAAATGTTGGATCATTAGTGGCGTTCATATCGGTAGCACTTGGAGTTTTAATACTTAGAAAAACTCATCCAAATACTCAGCGTGGTTTTAGATGCCCTGCAGTGTACTTAGTTGCGCCTCTCGCACTTATTTCATGTAGTTATTTATTATATGATTTATTAAAAACAGCACTTGATATGACTATCGCCTGGGCAGTAATAGGCTGCGCTATATATTTTGTTTATGGCTACAGACATAGTATTTTATCAGATAGACAATACAGACAATCAATAAAAATTAAGGCTTATGAGCATTAAAATTCAATCAGTTCGCGGTACCAAAGATTTATATGGTCACGAACTCAGTAGATTCAATTACGTTGTAGAACAGGCAAAAAAAGCGGCTAACCTTTTTTGCTTTGAAGAATTTTATACACCTATTATGGAGTTTTCTAAGGTTTT contains:
- a CDS encoding amino acid permease, producing MSMFRKKSFDQMANSAQGSFKKTLGAFDLIMLGIGAIIGVGIFVITGTVSAKYAGPAITVSFVLAGMVCIFTALAYAELASLLPIAGGAYSYSYVVLGEVFAWMAGCFVIMLNAFGSATVASGWSSYVTGLLKYAGVELPEAFLTVPAQGGIANVPAILITLAICSLLVRGTKESALINTILVFIKVGAILIFIIAAIPHFDPVNWNDFMPNGIDGVILGTGALFLAYSGFDVVASSAEECKNPGRDLPLGIIGSVALCAVLYIIVSGLLTGMVPYFELNTAEPMAYALRKNGANFGYALVAVGGITGMTTVMLMQIFGLSRVIFSMARDGMLPKIYGKLHKKFNTPYTALATIAIVNVITSGFLPIKTLGNVASMASLASFVFVGIAVMKMRLEYPDAPRTFKCPLVFVFASISVIASTYLIYELAKQDGDAFGICVLIGLLIYVVYGYKNSSLSNTYKSA
- a CDS encoding amino acid permease — its product is MSIFRKLPINIVKEEIAAISLSRTLNVYDLIMLGIGAIIGVGAFVLTGIAAAKFAGPSITLSYIIAGFICLLVGLLYVELASLSPSSGSSYTFAYISMGEFIAWMVFWFMMMEYTTGSGMIAVGFGGYFLGIFESMGYKFPSYLNATPFDGGIMNLPAFIVVWLVTALLTKGTKESSMLNIALVIVKVAAILVFIFIAIPHFNLDNWKNFMPYGYPGIATGTATLVLAYAGFDQLASATEEAKNPKRDLPIAMFASLAFCAVMYVGIAASLTLIVPYNTLDNSEPMAYALRVNGSNIGSTLIAIGALAGIITSLIVQIYGQSRSLFAISRDGMLPKFMSKIHKKYHTPFLSTYMTGFVVSLVAAFIPLEFISKLSNVGSLVAFISVALGVLILRKTHPNTQRGFRCPAVYLVAPLALISCSYLLYDLLKTALDMTIAWAVIGCAIYFVYGYRHSILSDRQYRQSIKIKAYEH